The Vibrio marisflavi CECT 7928 region AGTATTTATTCAAATCTAAGATAGTAGCTGGAAATGCAGGCGTTAAGCGTGTTGGGATCGTTGGATACTTGCACCGATTTTTCAGAGTGATTGGGTAAAGCCAGTCGCTTTGCTACGATGATAATACCAGACATTTTATTGAGTCATGCTGCTTTGGTTATCCTTCAAACATTTGTTGTTATGCTTGCCTTTGCGGCAAACTCTCTTCTGTGCCGAGCTGCACTGTCAGCCCAATTGATTGATGCTGGGAGTTTTACGTTTATTCGGTTAGCTTCAGGAGCTATGACGCTACTGTTATTAATGTGTATCTACAAGAGAAGGAAGAAAAGTAACGAAGTGGGCTCTTTGAAAGTGAGAGGCTTTCGAGGTGTGAGTTTGTTTGGTTATGCATTATTTTTCTCTTACGCTTACATCTCTTTAGCTGCGGGTACTGGTGCATTATTACTCTTTGGCACGGTACAGCTAACTTTGCTTGCGCTTTCCTACCTCCAAGGTTATCGCTTTTCTAAGCTTGAACTTACGGGGATTGTCGTATCTGTTGTAGGATTTGTGCTACTGGTTTTACCTTCAGCAGAAAAGCCGGAACTTTTGCCTGCATTACTAATGATTTTGTCTGGAATATGCTGGGCTTGGTTTACACGGTTAGGGCAAACTGCCTCTTCACCTCAATTGTCCATAACTGAAGGGTTTGTAGTAGCAAGCGTTCTAAGCTTACTGATTTTGCCATTTGCATCCTTAGTAAGTGCTTCACTCGATGGTATCGTTCTCGCTATATTGTCTGGCAGTATTACCTCAGCGATGGGGTACTTCTTATGGTATCGGATATTACCCAAAATGCTGCTTTTGCATGCATCAATTGCCCAGCTTTCTGTGCCTGTCTTCGCTATCGCAATGGGTTATGCGTTCTTAGGAGAGAAGACATCAGCTACTGAATTGTTGTTAAGCGGCACGATACTGATTGGTATAGCGGTGACCTAC contains the following coding sequences:
- a CDS encoding DMT family transporter; the protein is MIIPDILLSHAALVILQTFVVMLAFAANSLLCRAALSAQLIDAGSFTFIRLASGAMTLLLLMCIYKRRKKSNEVGSLKVRGFRGVSLFGYALFFSYAYISLAAGTGALLLFGTVQLTLLALSYLQGYRFSKLELTGIVVSVVGFVLLVLPSAEKPELLPALLMILSGICWAWFTRLGQTASSPQLSITEGFVVASVLSLLILPFASLVSASLDGIVLAILSGSITSAMGYFLWYRILPKMLLLHASIAQLSVPVFAIAMGYAFLGEKTSATELLLSGTILIGIAVTYLGRASKD